A stretch of the Rosa rugosa chromosome 5, drRosRugo1.1, whole genome shotgun sequence genome encodes the following:
- the LOC133711476 gene encoding uncharacterized protein LOC133711476, with amino-acid sequence MAGDNVPPSPSNPSKSDNSKSDVSNPFFTHHSDHPGLVLVSKPLNGDNYTGWKRAMTLALNSKNKLGFVNGSIKAPSSEADPEGYATWSRCNDMVHSWIVNTVSSEIADSIIYYPTAHEVWEDLSERFSQGNAPRIFEIQRDIASLRSITRSPGRSTETYAVLDGIK; translated from the exons ATGGCTGGTGATAACGTCCCACCATCACCATCCAATCCCAGCAAATCAGATAATTCAAAATCTGATGTCTCAAATCCATTCTTCACTCATCATTCAGACCACCCTGGATTGGTCCTAGTCTCCAAGCCTTTGAATGGAGACAATTACACAGGTTGGAAGAGGGCTATGACATTGGCTCTTAATTCTAAAAACAAACTCGGCTTTGTGAATGGTTCAATCAAAGCTCCATCATCCGAAGCTGATCCTGAAGGATATGCAACTTGGTCAAGATGCAATGACATGGTCCATTCATGGATCGTTAACACTGTCAGTTCTGAAATTGCTGACAGTATCATCTACTATCCTACAGCTCATGAGGTATGGGAAGATCTAAGTGAGCGTTTTTCACAAGGCAATGCACCTCGCATATTTGAAATTCAGCGAGACATCGCTTCACTCAG AAGCATCACAAGGAGCCCAGGCAGATCAACAGAAACTTATGCAGTTCTTGATGGGATTAAATGA
- the LOC133707737 gene encoding probable aldo-keto reductase 2 gives MAGVRRMKLGSQGLEVSAQGLGCMGMSAFYGPPKPEADMIKLIHHAIDSGVTFLDTSDMYGPHTNEMLLGKALSGGVRDKVELATKFGARFADNKMEIRGEPAYVRASCEGSLKRLGVDSIDLYYQHRIDTRVPIEVTVGELKKLVEEGKIKYIGLSEASSSAIRRAHAVHPITAVQLEWSLWSRDVEEEIIPTCRELGIGIVAYSPLGRGFLSSGAKFIENLPNDDVRKHMPRFQAENLEHNKTIFERVSDLAARKGCIPSQLALAWVHHQGNDVCPIPGTTKIENFNQNIKALSVKLTPEEMAELESFASADAVKGDRYQTSVSTWRNSETPPLSSWKAT, from the exons ATGGCGGGTGTGAGGAGGATGAAGCTCGGGTCACAAGGCCTGGAGGTCTCAGCTCAAGGACTGGGCTGCATGGGCATGTCAGCCTTCTATGGCCCCCCGAAGCCCGAAGCCGACATGATCAAGCTCATCCACCATGCCATTGACTCCGGCGTCACCTTCCTCGACACCTCCGACATGTACGGTCCCCACACCAACGAAATGCTCCTCGGCAAG GCTTTGAGTGGAGGGGTGAGAGACAAGGTTGAATTGGCCACCAAATTCGGTGCCAGGTTTGCGGACAACAAAATGGAGATTCGAGGCGAGCCGGCATATGTGAGAGCTTCTTGTGAAGGAAGCTTGAAACGACTTGGTGTAGATTCTATTGATCTCTATTATCAGCATAGGATTGACACCCGTGTCCCCATTGAAGTCACG GTGGGGGAGCTCAAGAAGCTAGTTGAAGAGGGTAAAATAAAGTATATTGGTTTGTCTGAGGCATCATCTTCAGCAATAAGAAGAGCCCATGCTGTTCATCCAATAACTGCTGTGCAGCTGGAGTGGTCCTTGTGGTCAAGAGATGTAGAGGAAGAAATAATCCCTACTTGTCG GGAACTTGGCATTGGCATTGTTGCATACAGTCCTCTGGGAAGAGGATTCTTATCATCGGGGGCAAAATTCATCGAAAATCTTCCCAATGATGATGTTCGAAAG CATATGCCCAGGTTCCAAGCTGAAAACCTAGAGCATAATAAAACAATATTTGAGCGAGTAAGTGATCTTGCAGCCAGGAAGGGTTGCATCCCATCTCAACTAGCACTGGCCTGGGTTCATCACCAAGGAAATGATGTGTGCCCTATACCCGGAACCACCAAGATTGAGAATTTTAACCAGAACATCAAGGCTCTGTCTGTGAAACTGACACCAGAAGAAATGGCTGAGCTTGAATCTTTTGCTTCCGCAGATGCTGTTAAGGGCGACAGGTATCAGACTAGCGTCAGTACTTGGAGGAACTCTGAGACTCCACCACTGTCTTCATGGAAAGCCACATAA